A stretch of Clostridium formicaceticum DNA encodes these proteins:
- a CDS encoding HD domain-containing protein has protein sequence MDDKNTLVIMAGISVGSCALRMNIAEVLADGKIRPLEIVSKSIALGRDTFSKGKVSYEVVNEICEVLKGFKKLMSEYKVKTYRAVATSGIREAENKDYILDQIYSKTGLKIEIINSSVKRFLTYKAIRENLQNHEKIREEGSMVLDIGSGNIEVSIYQQGNLTFSQNLKLGSLRLKEVLSELESKTLDFPKLLEDYIKSNTDILAKTFDMHSNVKHFIVLGDVMKDLSKLCDCNNNYIEKDRFFTIYQNLLYKPSHKILSSYKISKEGAYTLMPSLILLKVFLGMTSSPQIYAPLVNLEDGIVADLIDQKLNTKRKQEFLHDIFTLVRSLAKKYRYDENHANEVMDKSLRLFDGLKRLHGLGEEERFLLQLATILHDVGKFININQHYNHSYDIIMASNIMGISQQQLEIIANIAKYHSTLTPTINHKNFNRLSHDDRVIIAKLVSIIRIADALDRSHQQKVKNIEVKLQENKMIIKATTAEEILLEEWTFEAKSFFFQEVFGITPILHIKREI, from the coding sequence ATGGATGATAAAAACACTTTGGTCATTATGGCAGGAATCAGCGTAGGTTCCTGTGCCTTAAGAATGAATATAGCAGAAGTTCTAGCAGATGGCAAAATAAGACCCTTAGAAATCGTCAGTAAATCTATTGCCTTAGGGAGAGATACCTTTTCCAAAGGAAAGGTAAGCTATGAGGTTGTGAACGAAATTTGTGAGGTCTTGAAGGGCTTTAAGAAATTAATGAGTGAATATAAGGTAAAAACCTATCGTGCCGTAGCCACCAGCGGTATTCGTGAAGCCGAAAACAAGGATTATATTTTAGATCAGATTTATTCTAAAACTGGATTAAAGATTGAAATCATCAATAGTTCCGTGAAGCGTTTTCTTACCTACAAAGCCATTCGGGAAAATTTACAAAATCATGAAAAAATCCGGGAAGAAGGGTCTATGGTATTGGATATTGGTTCAGGTAATATCGAAGTCTCCATCTATCAGCAAGGTAACTTAACCTTTAGTCAAAATCTAAAGCTGGGATCACTACGTCTAAAGGAGGTTTTATCTGAATTAGAAAGCAAAACCTTAGACTTTCCTAAACTCTTGGAGGACTACATTAAAAGCAATACAGATATCTTAGCAAAAACCTTCGATATGCATAGTAATGTGAAGCACTTTATTGTACTGGGGGATGTGATGAAGGATCTTAGTAAGCTGTGTGATTGTAATAACAATTATATAGAAAAAGACCGGTTTTTTACCATCTACCAAAACCTTCTATACAAACCCTCCCACAAAATTTTAAGTTCTTATAAGATTTCTAAAGAAGGAGCCTATACACTGATGCCCTCCTTGATCCTTTTGAAAGTATTTTTAGGTATGACCTCCTCACCTCAAATCTATGCTCCTTTGGTAAATCTTGAGGATGGTATTGTAGCAGATTTAATCGACCAAAAGTTAAACACCAAGAGAAAACAGGAATTTCTTCACGATATCTTCACCTTAGTGCGCTCCTTAGCAAAAAAATATCGTTATGACGAAAATCACGCCAATGAAGTGATGGATAAATCCCTTCGACTCTTTGATGGACTCAAGCGATTACATGGCTTAGGCGAAGAAGAAAGATTTTTACTGCAGTTGGCGACGATTCTTCATGATGTTGGGAAGTTTATTAATATCAACCAACATTATAATCATTCTTATGATATTATTATGGCTTCCAATATCATGGGTATTTCTCAGCAACAATTGGAAATTATAGCAAATATAGCAAAGTATCACAGTACCTTGACCCCTACCATCAATCACAAGAATTTCAACAGATTAAGCCACGATGATCGGGTGATTATTGCAAAGCTGGTATCTATCATCAGAATCGCCGATGCCTTAGATCGTAGTCATCAACAAAAAGTTAAGAATATCGAGGTAAAACTCCAGGAAAACAAGATGATCATTAAAGCCACCACAGCAGAGGAGATTTTATTGGAGGAATGGACTTTTGAAGCCAAATCCTTTTTCTTTCAGGAGGTATTTGGCATAACACCTATTTTACATATAAAGAGGGAGATATGA
- a CDS encoding PocR ligand-binding domain-containing protein, with amino-acid sequence MKKEKYNNKNVIRPLKQYFEWGTVKWLHEPEEVDKGKLMVGHITFLPNTEQKKHLHTGDEQILYTLSGKGVHWIDGEEYPLSYGRIYHMPPYAEHEVKNLTDEALEMIIVYNATSLDYREILPPVEFTKRFAMDNLKNIIDVTMLQKIQDKFSEASQMAIVIKDEKGEIITEPSNLSAFCKLHCSYDTNCHLKNKKTIEVANETKVANCCLDLVTVHTPIFMGDTYIGSISCGPVFLNEPSKETIKVLEKEVKGNEELMTAYLNLRRMTKGRLHAIIESLMTMSHFIVESGISHLAQKELHKKTIQVLEEQKKKIELEKTLQEVKMGVLQAQLSPHFLFNTLSVIGELAYMQGAKEAAETTFALSNLLRTTLKKSEELVKVKEELDYIQDYLFIQKKRFQHLIQTKIDMEEAVLDIEIPFMTLQILVENTIAHGVEALGREVTITLEGRRKNNYLYLQVMDDGCGIKKEVMEKLFEKKSDEKEGTGIGLNNLKERFSYYYGEDFQFDIQSHWGEGTKVFIKLPITNYKKELG; translated from the coding sequence ATGAAGAAAGAAAAATATAACAATAAAAATGTAATAAGGCCTTTAAAACAGTACTTTGAATGGGGAACGGTGAAGTGGCTTCATGAACCGGAAGAAGTGGACAAAGGGAAGTTGATGGTGGGGCACATTACTTTTTTACCCAATACAGAGCAAAAAAAACATCTTCATACAGGGGATGAACAAATACTATATACTTTGTCTGGTAAAGGTGTGCATTGGATTGACGGAGAAGAATATCCTTTATCCTACGGAAGAATCTATCATATGCCTCCTTATGCGGAACATGAAGTGAAAAACCTGACGGATGAAGCCCTAGAAATGATTATCGTGTATAATGCTACGAGTCTAGATTATAGAGAAATATTACCGCCAGTGGAATTTACAAAACGTTTTGCCATGGATAATTTAAAAAATATTATTGATGTAACCATGCTGCAAAAAATTCAAGATAAGTTTTCAGAGGCTTCCCAAATGGCGATTGTCATTAAAGATGAAAAAGGAGAAATTATTACAGAGCCCAGCAATCTTTCAGCTTTTTGCAAACTGCACTGCAGCTACGACACAAACTGTCATTTGAAGAATAAAAAGACCATAGAGGTGGCAAATGAGACGAAGGTGGCAAACTGCTGCCTGGATCTTGTGACAGTTCATACCCCTATATTTATGGGAGACACTTATATAGGCAGTATTAGTTGTGGGCCGGTATTTTTAAACGAACCTTCTAAAGAAACCATCAAGGTCTTAGAAAAAGAAGTTAAGGGAAATGAGGAATTGATGACCGCCTACCTTAACCTACGGAGAATGACGAAGGGAAGGTTGCATGCTATTATTGAATCCCTTATGACCATGAGTCATTTTATTGTGGAATCTGGTATCAGTCATTTAGCCCAGAAGGAATTGCATAAGAAAACGATTCAAGTATTAGAGGAGCAGAAAAAGAAAATAGAGCTGGAAAAAACGCTGCAAGAGGTGAAAATGGGGGTCTTACAGGCTCAGTTAAGTCCTCATTTTCTCTTCAACACCTTAAGTGTCATAGGAGAATTAGCCTATATGCAGGGGGCCAAGGAGGCAGCAGAAACCACTTTTGCTCTTTCCAACCTACTAAGAACTACGCTAAAGAAATCAGAGGAATTGGTGAAGGTAAAAGAGGAGCTAGACTATATTCAAGATTATTTATTTATACAAAAAAAGCGTTTTCAACACCTTATTCAGACAAAGATAGACATGGAAGAGGCTGTTTTGGACATAGAGATTCCCTTTATGACACTGCAAATTTTAGTAGAAAACACGATTGCCCATGGTGTAGAGGCTTTAGGAAGGGAAGTTACTATTACCCTTGAGGGAAGAAGAAAAAACAATTATCTATATTTACAGGTGATGGATGACGGTTGTGGTATAAAAAAAGAAGTCATGGAAAAGTTATTTGAGAAAAAAAGTGATGAAAAAGAAGGAACTGGCATTGGATTAAATAATTTAAAGGAGAGATTTTCCTACTATTATGGAGAAGACTTTCAATTTGATATACAAAGTCATTGGGGAGAAGGTACCAAGGTATTTATAAAACTACCAATAACCAATTACAAAAAGGAGCTTGGGTAA
- the ilvD gene encoding dihydroxy-acid dehydratase produces MKINNTYQGPDRAPHRSLFYAMGYLPEDLKKPIIGVVNAHNEVIPGHFHLDEIAQAVKLGVSAGGGTPMEFPVIGICDGIAMNHSGMKYPLSTRELIADSIEAMTVGYKFDGLVLIGNCDKIVPGMMMAAARMNIPAIYISGGPMLTGSHKGKTVDLIRGAFEAVGSYAEGNIDAQQLEEIEMESCPTCGSCAGMFTANTMNCLAEALGIGLPGNGTIPAPYGQRKQLARRAGLQIMELVKENIRPRDILTLGAFRNAVTVDMAIGGSSNTVLHLMAIANEAKVPLSLEVFDEISRKVANITKLSPAGTYSITDLHRAGGISAVINQLIKAGMVYPDEITVTGKTLGESVAKASVWDNDVIRDMDNPYNKEGGIAILRGNLAPDGAVIKQSAVEPEMMVHKGPARVFESEEEAYDAIISKKIKSGDVVVIRYEGPKGGPGMREMLSPTAAIVGMGLEKSVALITDGRFSGGTRGPCIGHVSPEASEGGPIGIIQEGDMIEIDIPNRILKVDLSDEEIQNRQKDWKQPPSKAEEGTYLYRYSKLVTSASTGAVFKY; encoded by the coding sequence ATGAAAATTAACAATACTTATCAAGGTCCAGATCGAGCACCCCATCGTTCTTTATTTTACGCTATGGGCTATTTGCCAGAGGATTTAAAAAAACCAATTATTGGGGTTGTTAATGCCCATAATGAAGTAATTCCAGGACACTTTCATTTAGATGAGATAGCACAGGCGGTGAAGCTAGGGGTAAGTGCCGGGGGTGGAACCCCTATGGAATTTCCTGTGATTGGTATATGTGATGGTATTGCCATGAATCATAGTGGCATGAAGTATCCATTGTCTACTAGAGAGTTGATTGCTGATTCTATTGAAGCCATGACAGTAGGTTATAAATTTGATGGTCTAGTTCTAATAGGAAACTGTGATAAAATCGTGCCGGGGATGATGATGGCAGCTGCCAGAATGAATATACCTGCTATCTATATTAGTGGTGGCCCTATGCTGACAGGAAGCCATAAGGGAAAGACAGTGGACTTAATTAGAGGTGCTTTCGAAGCAGTAGGTTCTTATGCGGAAGGAAATATTGATGCACAACAATTAGAGGAAATTGAAATGGAATCCTGTCCAACTTGTGGCAGCTGTGCTGGGATGTTTACTGCCAACACCATGAATTGCCTTGCAGAGGCTCTAGGAATAGGTCTTCCAGGAAATGGAACGATACCAGCACCCTATGGACAAAGAAAGCAATTGGCAAGAAGAGCGGGACTTCAAATTATGGAGTTGGTAAAGGAAAATATTCGACCTAGAGATATTTTAACCCTAGGGGCCTTTAGAAATGCTGTTACTGTAGATATGGCTATAGGTGGTTCCTCCAATACAGTGCTGCATCTTATGGCGATTGCCAATGAAGCAAAGGTACCTTTAAGTCTTGAGGTGTTTGACGAAATCAGTAGAAAAGTTGCCAATATCACGAAGTTAAGTCCTGCTGGCACCTATAGTATAACAGATCTTCACAGGGCGGGAGGGATCTCTGCTGTTATCAATCAATTAATTAAAGCAGGTATGGTCTATCCCGATGAAATTACTGTTACTGGCAAAACATTAGGGGAAAGTGTGGCAAAGGCATCGGTTTGGGATAATGATGTTATTCGTGATATGGACAATCCTTATAACAAAGAAGGTGGTATTGCCATTCTTAGAGGTAACCTTGCACCAGATGGAGCTGTTATCAAACAATCGGCAGTAGAGCCTGAAATGATGGTGCACAAAGGACCAGCAAGGGTATTTGAATCAGAAGAAGAGGCTTATGATGCCATTATCAGTAAGAAGATCAAATCAGGCGATGTGGTAGTCATCCGTTACGAAGGCCCTAAAGGTGGCCCTGGTATGAGGGAAATGCTAAGTCCTACTGCTGCTATCGTAGGTATGGGCTTAGAAAAATCTGTTGCCTTAATTACTGATGGACGTTTTTCTGGGGGTACGAGAGGACCCTGTATAGGACATGTTTCTCCAGAGGCATCAGAGGGGGGACCGATAGGGATTATTCAAGAAGGAGATATGATTGAAATTGATATTCCCAACAGGATATTGAAGGTAGATTTAAGTGACGAAGAAATACAAAACCGTCAAAAGGATTGGAAGCAACCACCTTCAAAGGCAGAAGAGGGAACTTATCTATATCGCTATAGCAAGTTAGTTACCTCTGCCAGTACAGGAGCAGTATTTAAGTACTAA
- the dmpI gene encoding 4-oxalocrotonate tautomerase DmpI codes for MPYISFDGPKLTKEQKEKLVKKLTEASTSVLSMPKEAFTVVIKENDLENIGVAGELLANKYKK; via the coding sequence ATGCCATACATTAGTTTTGACGGTCCTAAACTAACCAAGGAACAAAAGGAAAAATTAGTAAAAAAACTGACAGAGGCTTCTACCAGTGTGCTAAGTATGCCTAAAGAAGCTTTTACTGTAGTGATTAAGGAAAACGATTTAGAAAACATTGGGGTAGCTGGAGAACTGTTAGCGAATAAATATAAAAAGTAA
- the ppx gene encoding exopolyphosphatase — MNKKLAIIDLGSNSVRMIIMKVYEDASYKMIEQAKEMVRLSEGMGEERILKPLPMERTLDTLKLFKKLINVHQVDQIFPIATAAVRIARNQEAFLEKVQQETGFSFHVITGEEEAYYGYMGVINTIKLESALMIDIGGASTELVWIENKQLKKAVSLPYGAVTLTEMFLPKDTIEASAVKTLENFIKKQFDKIPWLKEADGLPIVGLGGTIRTLAKINKHIIGFPLVSLHNYQITFQEVLAIYEKVNHGNKAAIKKIPGVKKERGDILTAGLVPIKLLMEYIRGTQLIISGNGLREGVFYKNYLAMTQQQDLVEDVLLHSIENLLINYDMNRKHCYHVKDLALALFDETKEIHRLGQEERRLLMASALLHDIGMYIDYYNHHKHGFYLVLNSVLNGLRNRERLMCAFIVSNHREMKFRENWRNYTMLIDKNDHDIIRKLTIFLQIAEKLDRGGYGGVKNLYCSITPNKVKIRLQADHPVDLEISGAMKYEKCFEKIFHKGLEIHANIFH, encoded by the coding sequence ATGAACAAAAAACTTGCCATCATCGACTTAGGATCTAATTCTGTACGCATGATTATTATGAAGGTTTATGAAGATGCCTCCTATAAAATGATTGAACAGGCAAAGGAAATGGTACGATTAAGTGAAGGTATGGGGGAAGAACGAATCCTAAAGCCTCTTCCCATGGAAAGAACCCTTGATACCTTAAAACTATTTAAAAAGTTAATCAATGTTCATCAGGTAGATCAAATCTTCCCTATCGCTACCGCTGCCGTAAGAATCGCTAGAAACCAAGAGGCTTTTCTAGAAAAAGTACAACAAGAAACGGGTTTTTCCTTTCATGTTATCACTGGTGAGGAAGAAGCCTATTACGGTTATATGGGGGTAATCAATACCATCAAATTAGAAAGCGCTCTGATGATCGATATCGGGGGCGCCAGCACAGAATTAGTTTGGATAGAAAATAAGCAATTAAAAAAAGCTGTGAGTCTCCCCTACGGAGCTGTTACCTTAACTGAAATGTTTTTACCTAAAGATACAATTGAAGCTTCTGCTGTAAAAACGCTAGAAAACTTTATCAAGAAGCAATTTGATAAGATACCTTGGTTAAAAGAAGCAGACGGTTTGCCTATAGTAGGGCTAGGGGGAACGATTCGAACCCTGGCAAAAATAAATAAGCACATCATCGGATTTCCCTTAGTGAGCCTGCATAATTATCAGATCACTTTTCAAGAGGTTTTAGCTATTTACGAAAAAGTTAACCACGGAAATAAAGCAGCCATAAAAAAAATTCCCGGTGTAAAAAAGGAACGGGGGGATATTTTAACCGCTGGACTTGTACCTATTAAATTGTTAATGGAATATATCAGAGGTACCCAATTGATCATTAGTGGTAATGGACTACGGGAGGGGGTTTTTTATAAAAACTACCTGGCCATGACGCAACAACAGGACTTAGTAGAGGATGTTCTACTACACAGCATTGAAAACCTATTGATCAATTATGATATGAACAGAAAGCACTGTTATCATGTAAAAGATTTGGCCCTAGCATTATTTGACGAAACCAAAGAAATCCATCGCTTAGGGCAAGAAGAAAGAAGACTTTTGATGGCCTCTGCCCTGCTACATGACATTGGCATGTATATTGATTATTATAATCATCATAAGCATGGCTTCTATCTTGTACTGAACAGTGTGTTAAATGGTCTTAGAAATAGAGAACGACTGATGTGTGCTTTTATCGTCTCCAATCATCGTGAAATGAAATTTCGTGAAAACTGGAGAAATTATACCATGCTGATTGATAAAAATGATCATGATATTATACGAAAACTTACGATTTTCCTGCAGATTGCCGAAAAACTGGATCGTGGAGGCTATGGCGGTGTAAAAAATCTCTATTGTAGTATCACCCCCAACAAGGTAAAAATTAGGCTTCAAGCGGATCATCCTGTAGACTTAGAAATCAGCGGCGCCATGAAATACGAAAAATGCTTCGAAAAGATATTTCACAAAGGTTTAGAAATCCATGCCAATATTTTTCACTAA
- a CDS encoding response regulator transcription factor, translated as MKLFVVDDEKMIKEYIKFIIAEEAMKIEVFEASTGKEAIDMAPKIKPFAVLMDIKMPEGNGLEAARKIVEKLPYVKIVFLSAYDKFEYAQEALRLGAMDYLLKPISPEDLKQLLKRLLTLTEKQEAKPAIMRQEEDDEDYEDEVIVKAKEYIQAHYHEKVQLQDVANYAGLSSTYFSKFFKQKTGINFSNYLNQVRLHKAKELMKNPNLTLNEISYRVGYEDLSYFSIVFQRYEGMTPTNYRRQLMTK; from the coding sequence ATGAAGTTATTTGTTGTAGATGATGAAAAAATGATTAAAGAGTATATTAAATTTATCATTGCAGAGGAAGCAATGAAGATTGAGGTGTTTGAGGCTTCCACTGGAAAAGAAGCCATTGATATGGCTCCTAAAATAAAGCCTTTCGCTGTTTTGATGGATATTAAAATGCCAGAGGGCAACGGATTGGAGGCGGCTAGAAAGATCGTAGAAAAACTGCCTTACGTAAAAATTGTTTTTCTTTCTGCCTATGATAAATTTGAATATGCTCAGGAAGCTTTGCGGTTAGGGGCTATGGACTACTTGTTGAAGCCTATTTCTCCAGAAGACTTAAAACAATTATTAAAAAGGCTCTTGACTTTAACGGAAAAACAGGAAGCAAAGCCTGCTATAATGCGACAAGAGGAAGATGATGAAGATTATGAAGATGAAGTGATTGTAAAGGCGAAGGAATATATTCAAGCACATTATCATGAAAAGGTGCAACTGCAGGATGTGGCAAATTATGCGGGTTTAAGCAGTACGTATTTTTCTAAGTTTTTCAAACAAAAAACTGGTATCAATTTTTCCAACTATTTAAATCAAGTGCGACTTCATAAAGCCAAGGAGCTTATGAAAAATCCTAATTTGACTTTGAATGAAATTTCTTATCGCGTGGGATATGAGGATTTAAGCTACTTTAGTATTGTTTTTCAACGCTATGAAGGCATGACCCCTACCAACTATAGACGACAACTTATGACAAAATAA
- a CDS encoding RNA degradosome polyphosphate kinase has translation MLKEVNLNKSEYFINRELSWLEFNDRVLQEARDNKNPLLERLKFLAITSSNLDEFFMIRVASLKDQVNANYHKPDPSGLTPKKQLKEISLRTQQMVSQQYHIFNRSIMPILKKHQLYLITKEELAEDQKSFLQEYFRTFVYPVLTPMAVDSSRPFPLILNKSLNIAVLIEEKEAPDGVIFATVQVPSVLPRVIELPKVTDKHQCFILLEEVIALFIDDLFLGHTVLCAYPYRITRNADLTIEEEEAEDLLIEIERSLKKRKWGAAIRLEVDEDMDEKLVHILKNVLEIHDGEIYSINGPLDLTFLMKLYDLKGYDHLKYTEYISQTPKDLIDCEDILEAIDKKDIFLHHPYESFDPVVEFVKKAANDPMVLAIKQTLYRVSGKSPIVQALMEAAEKGKQVTVLLEVKARFDEENNIQWAKKLEKAGCHVIYGLVGLKTHCKITLIVRMEENRIKRYVHLGTGNYNDITAKFYTDMGLFTCNQHFGADASAIFNMLSGYSDPPDLHKLEVAPLNLRSKFLQLIGNEIENAQRGKKARIIAKMNSLVDTEIIKNLYRASIAGVKVELIIRGICCLKPGIPGVSENITVISIVSRFLEHSRIFYFYNDGQENLYLSSCDWMPRNLDRRVEILFPIESLRIKERIIDILKITLLDTIKAKQLNAEGKYIKIDKRGKKLLHSQKYFCKFALKTTKKHLQERSQAIFEPILSDKRIQQDEN, from the coding sequence ATGTTGAAGGAAGTAAACTTAAATAAAAGTGAATACTTTATTAATAGGGAACTAAGTTGGCTGGAGTTTAATGATAGGGTTCTGCAGGAGGCACGAGACAATAAAAACCCTCTGCTGGAAAGATTAAAGTTTTTAGCCATTACCAGCTCTAACCTGGATGAATTTTTTATGATTCGGGTAGCTTCCCTAAAGGATCAGGTTAACGCAAATTACCATAAGCCAGATCCCTCTGGTTTAACCCCTAAAAAACAGTTAAAGGAGATTTCTCTCCGTACACAGCAAATGGTCTCGCAGCAGTATCATATTTTCAATCGATCTATCATGCCGATTCTTAAAAAGCATCAGCTTTACCTTATTACGAAAGAAGAGCTGGCGGAGGATCAAAAAAGTTTTTTACAGGAGTATTTTCGAACCTTTGTTTACCCTGTGCTGACGCCCATGGCAGTAGATTCCAGTAGACCCTTTCCTCTGATCTTAAACAAAAGCTTAAATATTGCCGTACTGATAGAGGAAAAGGAGGCGCCAGATGGGGTGATTTTTGCCACCGTTCAAGTACCTTCTGTATTGCCTAGAGTAATTGAACTTCCTAAGGTCACCGATAAACATCAGTGCTTCATCCTGTTGGAGGAAGTTATTGCATTATTTATTGATGATTTATTTTTAGGCCATACTGTCCTTTGTGCCTATCCCTATAGGATCACCAGAAATGCAGACTTAACCATCGAAGAAGAGGAAGCAGAAGACCTCTTGATTGAAATCGAACGCTCTTTAAAAAAGAGAAAGTGGGGGGCTGCCATTAGGCTGGAGGTAGATGAAGATATGGATGAAAAACTTGTCCATATACTAAAAAATGTGTTAGAAATCCATGATGGAGAAATCTATTCTATTAATGGTCCTTTAGACTTAACCTTTTTGATGAAGTTATACGATCTAAAAGGTTATGATCATTTAAAATATACAGAATATATCTCCCAGACCCCAAAGGATTTAATCGATTGCGAAGATATTCTTGAAGCCATTGATAAAAAAGATATCTTCCTCCATCACCCTTATGAAAGCTTCGATCCAGTAGTGGAATTTGTAAAAAAAGCTGCTAATGACCCTATGGTATTAGCCATCAAACAAACCCTCTATCGTGTCAGCGGTAAATCCCCTATTGTTCAAGCATTGATGGAGGCAGCGGAAAAAGGAAAACAAGTGACGGTGTTGCTGGAGGTAAAAGCTCGTTTTGATGAAGAGAATAATATTCAGTGGGCAAAAAAACTAGAAAAAGCAGGATGTCATGTAATTTATGGTCTTGTGGGGTTAAAAACCCACTGTAAAATTACCCTGATTGTTCGTATGGAAGAAAATAGGATCAAAAGATATGTTCATCTAGGTACAGGCAATTATAACGATATTACCGCTAAATTTTATACAGACATGGGGTTATTTACCTGTAATCAACACTTCGGTGCTGATGCTTCTGCCATTTTTAATATGCTCTCCGGCTATTCTGATCCCCCTGATTTACACAAGCTGGAGGTAGCTCCCCTCAATTTAAGAAGCAAGTTTCTACAACTGATCGGAAACGAGATTGAAAATGCTCAAAGGGGCAAAAAGGCAAGAATTATTGCTAAGATGAATTCCTTGGTAGATACAGAAATTATCAAAAACCTTTATCGTGCTTCTATTGCTGGTGTAAAGGTGGAGCTGATCATACGAGGAATCTGCTGTCTGAAGCCTGGCATTCCAGGTGTCAGTGAAAATATTACCGTGATTAGTATTGTTAGCAGATTTTTAGAACATAGTAGAATTTTTTATTTTTATAACGATGGTCAAGAAAATCTTTATTTGTCCAGCTGCGACTGGATGCCAAGAAATCTAGATAGAAGGGTAGAAATACTTTTTCCTATAGAAAGCCTTCGTATCAAGGAAAGAATTATTGATATCCTGAAGATCACCCTTTTGGATACAATCAAAGCAAAACAACTGAATGCCGAAGGCAAGTACATAAAAATAGATAAGCGGGGAAAAAAACTGCTGCATTCCCAAAAATATTTTTGTAAATTTGCTTTAAAAACCACGAAAAAGCACCTACAGGAGAGGTCTCAAGCCATTTTCGAACCTATCCTGTCGGATAAACGCATACAACAAGATGAAAACTAA
- a CDS encoding carboxymuconolactone decarboxylase family protein codes for MSRGPREIFNEFAQGLQEVQTTNKAQVEAFMKLNAAAYKTDVMDLKTKELISVAIGAYNRCEYCIVYHVYKALEAGATREEIMEAAMVAVAFGAGPSMAYSVTLLKQSIDEFEKDFLAKA; via the coding sequence ATGTCAAGAGGTCCAAGAGAAATATTCAATGAATTTGCGCAGGGACTACAAGAGGTGCAGACAACCAACAAAGCCCAAGTGGAAGCTTTTATGAAGTTAAACGCAGCAGCCTACAAGACCGATGTGATGGATTTAAAAACAAAGGAATTAATCAGTGTAGCAATCGGTGCCTATAATCGTTGCGAGTATTGCATCGTGTATCATGTGTATAAGGCACTAGAGGCTGGAGCAACTCGTGAAGAAATTATGGAGGCGGCGATGGTAGCGGTTGCCTTTGGAGCAGGGCCTTCTATGGCTTATTCTGTAACACTATTAAAACAATCTATTGATGAATTTGAAAAGGACTTCTTAGCAAAAGCTTAA